From the Bacilli bacterium genome, one window contains:
- a CDS encoding DUF5957 family protein: MNKAVLVIVALVGGFIGGVVLSEIIGIFGKFVFGYHAGIKFLPVYTAIACAVLAPVVYRRKWK; encoded by the coding sequence ATGAATAAGGCGGTTTTGGTTATTGTGGCTTTGGTTGGCGGATTTATCGGCGGTGTCGTGTTGTCTGAGATCATTGGGATCTTTGGAAAGTTCGTATTTGGTTACCATGCCGGAATCAAGTTTTTACCGGTTTATACCGCAATCGCATGTGCGGTTCTGGCGCCGGTTGTTTATCGGCGCAAATGGAAATAG